The following are from one region of the Heterodontus francisci isolate sHetFra1 chromosome 34, sHetFra1.hap1, whole genome shotgun sequence genome:
- the LOC137349148 gene encoding zinc finger protein 774-like: MEKPWKCGDCGKGFSYPSELETHRRRHTGERPFTCSMCGKGFTQSSDLLTHQRVHTDQRPFKCSDCEKGFKSRNELLRHQRTHTGEKPFTCSVCGKGFTRSSNLLAHQRTHTGERPFTCSECGKGFTYPSHLLAHKRVHTGERPFTCSVCGKGFIQLSHLLTHKLVHTDQRPFNCSDCEKSFKSRNDLLKHQRTHTGERLFTCSDCGKGFTNASNLLTHQRLHTGERPFTCSVCGKGFTQLSSLLTHQLVHTDQKPFQCSNCEKSFKSRNYLMQHQRVHTGERPFTCSMCGNRFNNSSNLLTHQRVHK; the protein is encoded by the coding sequence atggagaaaccgtggaaatgtggggactgtgggaaaggattcaGTTACCCATCTGaactggaaactcatcgacgcagacacactggggagaggccgttcacctgctccatgtgtgggaagggattcactcagtcatctgatctgctgacacaccagcgagttcacactgatcagcgaccttttaaatgttctgactgcgaGAAGGGCTTTAAAAGCAGAAATGAGCTGCTgagacaccaacgcactcacactggggagaagccgttcacctgctccgtgtgtgggaagggattcactcggtcatcgaaCCTGCTggcacaccaacgcactcacaccggggagaggccattcacctgctctgaatgtgggaagggattcacttatcCATCCCACCTGCTGGCACACaagcgagttcacaccggggagaggccgttcacctgctctgtgtgtgggaagggattcattcagttatcccacctgctgacacacaaacttgttcacactgatcagagaccttttaattgttctgactgtgagaagagctttaaaagcagaaatgatctgctgaaacaccaacgcactcacaccggggagagactgttcacctgctctgattgtgggaagggattcaccaatgcatccaacctgctgacacaccagcgacttcacactggggagaggccattcacttgctccgtgtgtgggaagggattcactcagttatcctctCTGCTGacgcaccaacttgttcacactgatcaaaaACCTTTTCAATGTTccaactgtgagaagagctttaaaagcagaaacTACTTGATGcaacaccagcgggttcacactggggagaggccattcacctgctccatgtgtggaaacagattcaataattcatcaaacctgctgacacaccagcgagttcacaaatga